A genomic window from Aquitalea aquatilis includes:
- the maiA gene encoding maleylacetoacetate isomerase: protein MTERVLYGYYRSSAAYRVRIALNLKDLAYRQQPVNLLKGEQRDPAYLALNPQGLVPALLDNGQLLTQSLAICEYLDEAYPDTLALLPAGLMERARVRALALSICADIHPLHNARVLKYLEAELGQDEAQKNQWIRHWIATGFTALEQQLAARPASYACAEQPGLLDVCLVPQVFAARRFGVDLAVFPHIVRVDAALAALPAFAVAHPAQQADAV from the coding sequence ATGACTGAGCGTGTGCTGTATGGCTACTACCGCTCCAGCGCGGCCTATCGGGTACGTATTGCGCTTAACCTGAAGGACCTGGCCTATCGCCAGCAGCCGGTCAATCTGCTCAAAGGCGAGCAGCGCGATCCGGCCTATCTGGCGCTTAACCCGCAAGGCCTGGTGCCGGCGCTGCTGGATAATGGCCAGCTGCTGACCCAGTCGCTGGCCATCTGCGAATATCTGGACGAAGCCTATCCGGATACTCTGGCGCTGCTACCTGCCGGGCTGATGGAGCGTGCCCGCGTGCGTGCACTGGCGCTCAGCATCTGCGCCGATATCCACCCGCTGCACAATGCCCGCGTCCTCAAGTATCTGGAGGCCGAACTGGGCCAGGACGAGGCGCAGAAAAACCAATGGATACGCCACTGGATTGCCACTGGTTTTACTGCACTGGAGCAGCAACTAGCCGCACGGCCGGCCAGCTATGCCTGCGCTGAGCAGCCCGGCCTGCTGGATGTCTGCCTGGTGCCACAGGTGTTTGCCGCACGGCGTTTCGGTGTGGATCTGGCAGTTTTCCCGCATATCGTGCGGGTGGATGCCGCCCTGGCTGCCTTGCCTGCCTTTGCTGTGGCTCATCCGGCGCAGCAGGCGGATGCAGTGTAG
- a CDS encoding DNA-binding protein: MSQAACIPADVRERIQSLASLLYQQNDQQCFPLLDEVSRLAGVDMNVTSQVFMEWRMSQRAHMAPLPQDLPAEFKEIAGLVLDRTWQQARQLANQYLQSAQAAWENDRQEWLAEQHDLALLCEQQAQELDALRQHLSKVLGLNAQQQQPNVSPLTGGVRDVLQDERVLQLQQQLDDARQGWAEAEQALHQMREQAQSAATPLPLLALQDERVPALQQEVDALRSRLTQSEQEAAQAQQLHRQAQETVDELQHKLEQMQEELRTLRSDKESAYRAVANLRQQLQQLKQIQLATPEEQAERLERLKTVAFSPSLPGQLSSADAEQADQIWKAR; encoded by the coding sequence ATGAGTCAGGCAGCATGCATTCCTGCGGATGTACGTGAACGTATCCAGAGCCTTGCTTCTCTGCTGTACCAGCAAAACGACCAGCAATGCTTTCCGCTACTGGATGAAGTCAGCAGGCTGGCAGGGGTGGATATGAATGTTACCAGCCAGGTGTTCATGGAATGGCGGATGAGCCAGCGCGCCCATATGGCCCCGCTGCCGCAGGATCTGCCTGCCGAATTCAAGGAGATTGCCGGGCTTGTCCTCGACCGCACCTGGCAACAGGCGCGACAGTTGGCCAATCAGTATCTGCAGTCGGCACAGGCAGCCTGGGAGAATGACCGGCAAGAATGGCTGGCCGAGCAACACGATCTGGCCTTGTTATGTGAGCAACAGGCACAGGAGCTGGATGCGCTGCGGCAGCATTTGAGCAAGGTGCTGGGGCTCAATGCACAGCAACAGCAGCCCAACGTGAGTCCGCTTACGGGGGGCGTGCGCGACGTGCTGCAGGATGAGCGGGTACTGCAGCTGCAGCAACAGCTGGATGACGCGCGCCAAGGTTGGGCGGAGGCTGAGCAGGCTTTGCACCAGATGCGCGAGCAAGCGCAGAGCGCTGCAACGCCGCTCCCGCTGCTAGCGTTGCAGGATGAGCGGGTGCCGGCATTGCAACAGGAAGTGGATGCCTTGCGCAGCCGACTGACGCAGTCGGAGCAAGAGGCCGCTCAGGCGCAACAGCTGCACCGGCAAGCCCAGGAAACAGTGGACGAGCTGCAGCACAAGCTGGAGCAAATGCAGGAAGAGCTGCGCACGCTGCGTTCGGACAAGGAAAGCGCCTATCGTGCGGTGGCTAATTTGCGCCAGCAACTGCAGCAACTCAAGCAGATACAGCTGGCGACACCGGAAGAGCAGGCGGAGCGTCTGGAGCGCCTGAAAACGGTGGCCTTCAGTCCCAGCCTGCCCGGCCAGCTGTCGTCTGCCGATGCGGAGCAGGCGGATCAAATATGGAAGGCCCGCTAG
- the ptsP gene encoding phosphoenolpyruvate--protein phosphotransferase, whose product MGSPAPRLDILAPLSGWLVALDTVPDPVFAGKMVGDGISLDPTSCSLLAPVSGTVSNIHSAHHALTITSDNGVEVLVHIGIDTVMLKGEGFVPLVEQGQQVKAGQPLIDFNLDLVARRAQSLLTQIIITNGEVVEKLTCASGLVEAGKSIIMTLELQGAAEAAQQAEGETLSSDSITISNPAGLHARPAAVFASAAKRFAADIQLQLGDKRANAKSVVGIMGLATVNGDQVQVVATGSDAAAAIAELSQLLLDRCGESLDEAPAASATVATQPVQQDSAGVLAGVGASPGIAIGRIFHHRLQEFDVVEAGAAGVVEQQNFTRATEEAAEQIEAIKSQLQDQAKRAILSMHQELLQDPDLLALTYTSLADGKSAAWAWRAAFSAYSARLEAQDNALLRERANDIRDVGRRVLALLAGVKQSELDVPAGSILIAEDLAPSDTAALDPSKVLGFCTRTGGATSHVAILARSLGIPAICGISQAALALQDGREVILDGSAGTLNIAPTAAEKAEAEAAIARLAERRAAEQAMSQQPGQTSDGSRIEVVANIRNAADAREAVKAGAEGVGLLRSEFLFDNRDTAPSEAEQAAEYCAVARELGSERPLVVRTLDVGGDKPLSYLPLPKEDNPFLGLRGIRVSLDRPDLLRTQLRAILQAAPLTRLHIMFPMVASLDELRAAKAILAEEQAASGHTNVKVGIMVEVPSAAILAGRFAPEVDFFSIGTNDLTQYVLAMDRGHPQLAKQADALHPGVLAMIAMTCDGARAHGKWVGVCGGLASDERAAPVLVGLGVSELSVSTPSVATVKATLARWSMDECRALAQQVLALSTVAEVRSHLVQQAR is encoded by the coding sequence ATGGGCTCTCCCGCGCCACGACTGGACATTCTGGCCCCCCTTTCCGGGTGGCTGGTTGCCCTGGACACCGTCCCCGATCCGGTATTCGCCGGAAAAATGGTGGGTGACGGCATTTCCCTGGACCCGACTTCCTGCTCGCTGCTGGCCCCGGTCAGCGGCACTGTCAGCAATATCCACTCCGCTCACCACGCCCTGACCATTACCTCGGACAACGGCGTCGAGGTGCTGGTCCATATCGGCATCGACACGGTCATGCTCAAGGGAGAAGGCTTTGTACCGCTGGTGGAACAAGGCCAGCAGGTCAAGGCGGGACAGCCGCTGATTGATTTCAATCTGGACCTGGTTGCCCGCCGCGCGCAAAGCCTGCTCACCCAGATCATCATCACCAATGGCGAAGTGGTAGAAAAACTCACCTGTGCCAGCGGTCTGGTCGAGGCCGGCAAAAGCATCATCATGACGCTGGAGCTGCAAGGCGCAGCCGAAGCAGCCCAGCAGGCCGAAGGTGAAACCCTCAGTTCCGACAGCATTACCATCAGCAACCCGGCCGGCCTGCATGCCCGCCCGGCTGCGGTATTCGCCAGCGCGGCCAAGCGCTTTGCCGCAGACATCCAGCTGCAACTGGGCGACAAGCGAGCCAATGCCAAATCGGTGGTCGGCATCATGGGCCTGGCTACGGTAAACGGTGATCAGGTACAGGTCGTGGCCACCGGCAGCGATGCCGCCGCCGCCATTGCCGAACTGTCGCAGCTGCTGCTGGACCGTTGCGGCGAAAGCCTGGACGAAGCCCCGGCAGCCAGCGCCACGGTAGCCACCCAGCCGGTGCAGCAGGACAGCGCCGGCGTGCTGGCTGGCGTGGGTGCCTCGCCCGGCATCGCCATTGGCCGCATCTTCCACCATCGCCTGCAGGAATTCGACGTGGTCGAAGCCGGTGCCGCCGGCGTGGTGGAACAGCAAAACTTCACCCGCGCCACCGAAGAGGCCGCCGAGCAGATCGAGGCCATCAAGTCGCAGCTGCAAGACCAGGCCAAGCGCGCCATCCTGTCCATGCACCAGGAGCTGCTGCAAGACCCGGACCTGCTGGCCCTGACCTACACCAGCCTGGCCGATGGCAAGTCCGCCGCCTGGGCCTGGCGCGCGGCATTCAGCGCCTATTCCGCCCGTCTGGAAGCACAGGACAATGCCCTGCTGCGTGAACGCGCCAACGACATCCGCGACGTGGGCCGCCGCGTGCTGGCCTTGCTGGCCGGCGTGAAACAGAGCGAGCTGGATGTTCCCGCTGGCTCCATCCTGATTGCCGAAGACCTGGCCCCGTCCGACACCGCCGCGCTGGACCCAAGCAAAGTACTGGGCTTCTGCACCCGTACTGGCGGAGCAACCAGCCATGTGGCCATTCTGGCCCGTTCGCTGGGCATTCCTGCCATCTGCGGTATTTCCCAGGCCGCGCTGGCACTGCAAGATGGCCGTGAGGTGATTCTGGACGGCAGCGCCGGCACTCTGAATATTGCCCCTACGGCAGCCGAAAAAGCGGAAGCCGAAGCCGCCATCGCCCGTCTGGCCGAGCGTCGCGCCGCCGAACAGGCCATGTCGCAGCAACCGGGTCAAACCAGCGATGGCAGCCGTATCGAAGTCGTCGCCAATATCCGCAACGCCGCTGATGCGCGCGAAGCCGTCAAGGCCGGTGCCGAAGGCGTCGGCCTGCTGCGCTCGGAATTCCTGTTCGACAACCGCGACACCGCACCATCGGAAGCTGAGCAGGCTGCCGAGTACTGCGCGGTGGCGCGCGAACTGGGCAGTGAGCGCCCGCTGGTGGTGCGCACGCTGGACGTGGGTGGCGACAAGCCGCTGTCCTATCTGCCACTGCCCAAGGAAGACAACCCCTTCCTCGGCCTGCGCGGCATCCGTGTCAGCCTGGATCGCCCCGATCTGCTGCGCACCCAGCTGCGTGCCATTCTGCAAGCCGCGCCGCTGACCCGCCTGCACATCATGTTCCCCATGGTGGCGTCGCTGGACGAGCTGCGCGCCGCCAAGGCGATTCTGGCGGAAGAACAAGCCGCCAGCGGTCACACCAACGTCAAGGTGGGCATCATGGTGGAAGTACCGTCTGCCGCCATTCTGGCTGGGCGCTTTGCGCCGGAAGTGGACTTCTTCTCCATCGGCACCAACGACCTCACCCAGTACGTACTGGCGATGGACCGTGGCCACCCGCAACTGGCCAAACAGGCCGACGCGCTGCATCCGGGCGTGCTGGCCATGATTGCCATGACTTGCGACGGCGCGCGCGCCCACGGCAAGTGGGTGGGCGTCTGCGGTGGCCTGGCCTCGGATGAACGTGCCGCACCGGTACTGGTAGGCCTCGGCGTGTCTGAGCTGTCGGTCAGCACGCCGTCAGTGGCGACGGTCAAGGCCACGCTGGCGCGCTGGAGCATGGACGAATGCCGTGCACTGGCACAACAGGTGCTGGCGCTCTCCACCGTGGCAGAAGTGCGCAGCCATCTGGTGCAACAGGCGCGTTAA
- a CDS encoding MarC family protein, translated as MQTSFISATVLLILITDPLGNIPLFISALKQVKPERRKKVVYRECLIAFLVLLTFMFFGRNFLDVMHLTDQSMQVAGGVILFLIALKMIFPSEGGSVFGSDKMHGEPFIVPIAIPLIAGPSAMATVLLMSTREPARMLEWIGALTICMLVTTVVFLFSGRLQKLLGEQAITALERLMGLVLTAISIEMLLSGVASYIRQFH; from the coding sequence ATGCAAACATCTTTCATTTCCGCCACGGTCTTGCTGATTCTGATTACCGATCCGCTGGGGAATATCCCGCTGTTCATCAGCGCGCTCAAACAAGTCAAACCGGAACGGCGTAAAAAGGTGGTCTATCGCGAATGCCTGATCGCTTTTCTGGTCTTGCTGACCTTCATGTTCTTTGGCCGCAATTTTCTGGACGTGATGCACCTGACTGATCAGTCGATGCAGGTAGCTGGCGGGGTGATCCTGTTTCTGATTGCGCTGAAGATGATTTTCCCCAGCGAGGGCGGTAGCGTGTTCGGCAGCGACAAGATGCATGGCGAGCCCTTCATCGTGCCGATTGCCATTCCGCTGATTGCCGGCCCCTCGGCCATGGCCACGGTGTTGCTGATGTCCACCCGCGAGCCGGCGCGCATGCTGGAGTGGATAGGCGCACTCACCATCTGCATGCTGGTTACTACCGTGGTGTTCCTGTTTTCCGGGCGGCTGCAAAAACTGCTGGGCGAGCAAGCGATTACCGCGCTGGAACGGTTGATGGGCCTGGTGCTGACGGCCATTTCCATTGAGATGCTGCTCAGCGGCGTCGCTTCCTATATCCGCCAGTTCCACTGA
- the ptsG gene encoding PTS glucose transporter subunit IIBC: MFDQSFAFLQKIGKALMLPVAVLPVAGLLLGIGATDFHTQSTVLLAILSLMKNAGDVIFGNLPLIFAVGVALGFTENDGVAAIAATIGFLVMTTTLGVMAGLMGVKPDTIMGMPSIQTGVFGGILAGGLAAYMFNKYYRINLPQYLGFFAGKRFVPIVTAVAAIVLGAALSFVWPPIGGAIKSFSQWAAVSDPRTAATVYGFVERLLIPFGLHHIWNVPFFFEMGDFVDASGKHIHGDINRFFAGDPTAGVLSGAFLFKMFGLPAAAIAIWHTAKPENRVKVGGIMVSAALTSFLTGITEPIEFAFLFVAPVLYFIHACLAASAQFVANTLDMHMGFTFSQGGIDFLMFNLIGNKSHHAWYVFILGPIYAVIYYSVFRFVILKFNLKTPGREDESGEAQAAVSEDQRARALVLAFGGRSNITNLDACITRLRIAVKNPAQVDQAKLKSMGASGVVQVGSGIQAIFGPQSENLKTDMEIYLKTAGDDAELPAATTSASPAAAVSAAAAPATVAADPQVAATAAAVLAALGGRGNVQKVEAIAHTRLRVELKQAAAFDQAAAQQAGVVACVQTQPGVWHLVVGDQATVLAQALQG, from the coding sequence ATGTTTGATCAATCCTTTGCTTTTCTGCAGAAAATCGGCAAAGCGCTGATGCTACCGGTAGCCGTATTGCCGGTGGCAGGCCTGCTGCTGGGTATTGGCGCCACCGATTTCCACACCCAGAGCACCGTGCTGCTGGCCATCCTGTCGCTGATGAAAAACGCCGGCGACGTCATCTTCGGTAATCTGCCACTGATCTTTGCCGTGGGTGTGGCACTGGGCTTTACCGAAAATGACGGCGTGGCCGCCATTGCTGCCACCATCGGCTTCCTGGTGATGACCACCACGCTGGGGGTAATGGCCGGGCTGATGGGCGTGAAACCCGACACCATCATGGGCATGCCCTCCATCCAGACCGGCGTGTTCGGCGGCATTCTGGCCGGTGGTCTGGCTGCCTATATGTTCAACAAGTACTACCGGATCAATCTGCCACAGTATCTGGGCTTTTTTGCCGGCAAGCGCTTTGTGCCCATCGTCACTGCCGTGGCGGCCATCGTGCTGGGTGCGGCGCTGTCCTTTGTCTGGCCTCCCATTGGCGGCGCGATCAAGAGCTTCTCGCAGTGGGCCGCCGTCAGCGATCCGCGCACGGCTGCCACCGTCTATGGTTTCGTCGAGCGTCTGCTGATTCCGTTTGGCCTGCACCACATCTGGAACGTGCCCTTCTTCTTTGAAATGGGCGACTTCGTCGATGCCAGCGGCAAGCACATCCACGGCGACATCAACCGCTTCTTTGCCGGTGACCCGACCGCAGGCGTGCTGTCTGGCGCCTTCCTGTTCAAGATGTTCGGCCTGCCGGCTGCTGCCATTGCCATCTGGCACACGGCCAAGCCGGAAAACCGGGTAAAAGTAGGCGGCATCATGGTTTCCGCCGCCCTCACCTCTTTCCTGACCGGTATTACCGAACCCATCGAATTTGCCTTCCTGTTCGTGGCTCCGGTGCTGTATTTCATCCATGCCTGCCTGGCGGCATCGGCGCAGTTCGTCGCCAATACGCTGGACATGCACATGGGCTTTACCTTCTCGCAAGGTGGCATCGACTTCCTGATGTTCAACCTGATCGGCAACAAGTCGCATCACGCCTGGTATGTGTTCATCCTCGGCCCGATCTACGCCGTCATCTATTACAGCGTGTTCCGCTTCGTCATCCTCAAGTTCAACCTGAAAACCCCAGGTCGCGAAGATGAGAGCGGCGAAGCACAGGCCGCCGTCAGCGAAGACCAGCGTGCACGCGCACTGGTGCTGGCCTTTGGGGGGCGCAGCAACATCACCAATCTGGACGCCTGCATCACCCGTCTGCGCATTGCAGTGAAGAACCCGGCGCAGGTGGACCAGGCCAAACTCAAGTCCATGGGCGCATCCGGTGTGGTGCAGGTGGGTAGCGGCATTCAGGCCATTTTCGGACCGCAATCGGAAAACCTGAAAACCGATATGGAGATTTACCTGAAAACCGCTGGTGACGATGCCGAACTGCCGGCCGCCACAACCAGTGCCAGCCCTGCCGCAGCTGTCAGCGCAGCTGCTGCGCCGGCCACCGTGGCCGCCGATCCGCAAGTGGCCGCCACTGCGGCAGCCGTGCTGGCCGCACTGGGTGGCCGTGGCAATGTGCAAAAGGTGGAAGCCATCGCCCACACCCGCCTGCGTGTCGAGCTGAAACAGGCTGCAGCCTTTGATCAGGCAGCGGCACAGCAAGCCGGCGTGGTGGCCTGCGTGCAGACCCAGCCGGGCGTATGGCATCTGGTGGTTGGCGACCAGGCCACCGTACTGGCGCAGGCGCTGCAAGGCTGA
- a CDS encoding DoxX family protein, translating into MHTTSPALSALILRVSLGLMYLAHGATKLFVFGPAGTAQFFSSLGLPGFVGYLSMAAELAGGLLLIVGFKARWIALALVPLLAGTIVLVHGANGWMFTNQGGGWEYSAFLITSSLALFLLGDKPAGQQQA; encoded by the coding sequence ATGCATACCACCTCTCCCGCTTTGTCCGCCCTCATCCTGCGCGTTTCGCTGGGCCTGATGTATCTGGCACATGGTGCCACCAAGCTGTTCGTGTTCGGCCCGGCCGGCACCGCCCAGTTTTTCTCCAGCCTGGGCCTGCCCGGCTTCGTTGGCTACCTGTCGATGGCGGCTGAACTGGCAGGCGGCCTGCTGCTGATTGTCGGCTTCAAGGCTCGCTGGATCGCACTGGCACTGGTGCCGCTGCTGGCCGGTACCATCGTTTTGGTACACGGTGCCAATGGCTGGATGTTCACCAACCAGGGCGGCGGCTGGGAATACTCTGCTTTCCTGATCACCAGCTCGCTGGCCCTGTTCCTGCTGGGCGACAAACCGGCCGGCCAGCAACAAGCCTGA
- a CDS encoding Cof-type HAD-IIB family hydrolase has protein sequence MYRFIASDLDGTLLDEHHAVNVLTAQTLQQLEAQGLRFALATGRHYLDVKGIRDALGISAYLISSNGARVHDAQNRLIHSANLDPAIVRRIAQPEFAAGTILNFYLDDAWLIDQPYQYLLDLHADSGLHYQIEVLHQHDGAGVGKVLYIADHAHLLTVEAKLHAALGDSAYITFSADNCLEVMAPGVSKGHALRLVLDELGISPADCLAFGDGQNDIELLQTAGHPRVMANAHPRLASQLPQAATVASNVESGVALHLRQLFAL, from the coding sequence GTGTACCGTTTCATCGCCTCCGACCTGGACGGCACCCTGCTGGATGAACACCACGCCGTCAACGTGCTCACCGCGCAAACCCTGCAACAGCTGGAGGCACAAGGCCTGCGTTTTGCCCTGGCCACTGGCCGCCATTATCTGGATGTGAAGGGCATACGCGATGCGCTGGGGATTTCCGCCTATCTGATCAGCTCCAACGGTGCCCGCGTGCATGATGCGCAAAACCGGCTGATCCACAGCGCCAACCTCGACCCCGCCATCGTCCGTCGCATTGCTCAGCCGGAATTTGCCGCCGGCACCATACTCAATTTCTATCTGGACGATGCCTGGCTGATTGATCAGCCCTACCAGTATCTGCTCGACCTGCATGCCGATTCCGGCCTGCATTACCAGATCGAGGTGCTGCATCAGCATGATGGGGCCGGTGTCGGCAAGGTGCTGTATATCGCCGACCACGCCCATTTGCTGACGGTGGAGGCCAAGTTGCATGCTGCGCTGGGGGATTCGGCCTACATCACCTTCTCGGCCGACAACTGTCTGGAAGTGATGGCCCCGGGCGTGTCCAAAGGCCATGCCTTGCGGCTGGTGCTGGACGAACTGGGTATCAGCCCGGCCGACTGTCTGGCGTTTGGCGATGGGCAGAACGATATCGAGCTGCTGCAGACGGCCGGTCATCCACGGGTGATGGCCAATGCCCACCCGCGGCTGGCCTCGCAGCTGCCGCAGGCGGCCACGGTGGCCAGCAATGTCGAATCCGGCGTTGCGCTGCATCTGCGCCAGCTGTTCGCCTTGTAA
- a CDS encoding dicarboxylate/amino acid:cation symporter, with the protein MQARTPLYSRLYFQVLVAITIGVLMGAFYPEAAAKMKPLGDAFIKLIKMMIAPIIFSTVVVGIAKMGDMKEVGRVGIKALLYFEVVTTLALVIGLVVVNLLQPGAGLNVDPHTLDAKSVAKFAAGAKDMNTVDFMLHIIPDTVVGAFATGEILQVLLFSVLLGLALTRMGSSGKTVIAMLDEFSHALFGVINMLMKLAPIGAFGAMAFTIGKYGVGSLKQLGFLMACVYLTCFAFVFIVLGAIARFNGFSIFKFLAFIKEEIVLVLGTSSSESALPGMMKKMEHLGCAKPVVGMVIPTGYSFNLDGTSIYLTMAAIFIAQATNVQLSLGEELGIIGVLLLTSKGAAAVTGGGFITLAATLATLGGKLPVEGLALLIGVDRFMSEARAITNLIGNGVATVVVAKWEKALDTERMQRVLNGEVLPEVEAVPAKH; encoded by the coding sequence ATGCAAGCCAGAACACCGCTTTACTCACGCCTGTACTTTCAGGTGTTGGTTGCCATTACCATCGGCGTCTTGATGGGTGCCTTCTATCCGGAGGCCGCCGCCAAGATGAAACCGCTGGGCGACGCCTTCATCAAGCTGATCAAGATGATGATTGCGCCCATCATTTTCTCTACCGTGGTGGTGGGGATTGCCAAGATGGGCGACATGAAGGAAGTGGGCCGTGTCGGCATCAAGGCACTGCTGTACTTTGAAGTGGTCACCACGCTGGCGCTGGTGATCGGCCTGGTGGTGGTGAACCTGCTGCAGCCGGGTGCCGGCCTGAACGTGGACCCGCACACGCTGGACGCCAAATCGGTAGCCAAGTTTGCCGCTGGTGCCAAGGACATGAACACCGTGGACTTCATGCTGCACATCATCCCGGATACCGTGGTGGGCGCATTTGCGACTGGTGAAATCCTGCAGGTGCTGCTGTTCTCGGTATTGCTGGGCCTGGCGCTGACCCGCATGGGCAGCAGCGGCAAAACCGTGATTGCCATGCTGGACGAGTTTTCCCACGCCCTGTTCGGCGTGATCAACATGCTGATGAAGCTGGCCCCTATCGGTGCTTTTGGTGCCATGGCCTTTACCATCGGCAAGTATGGCGTGGGCTCGCTCAAGCAGCTGGGCTTTTTGATGGCCTGTGTCTACCTGACCTGCTTTGCCTTCGTCTTCATCGTGCTGGGTGCCATTGCCCGCTTCAACGGCTTCAGCATTTTCAAATTCCTCGCCTTCATCAAGGAAGAAATCGTGCTGGTGCTGGGTACTTCGTCTTCCGAATCCGCCCTGCCGGGCATGATGAAGAAGATGGAACACCTGGGCTGCGCCAAACCGGTAGTGGGCATGGTGATTCCCACCGGCTATTCCTTCAACCTGGACGGTACTTCCATCTACCTGACCATGGCCGCCATCTTCATTGCCCAGGCCACCAATGTGCAGCTGAGCCTGGGTGAAGAGCTGGGCATCATCGGCGTATTGCTGCTCACCTCCAAGGGCGCGGCGGCAGTAACCGGCGGCGGCTTCATCACCCTGGCCGCCACCCTGGCCACCCTGGGCGGCAAGCTGCCGGTGGAAGGCCTGGCACTGCTGATCGGCGTGGACCGCTTCATGTCCGAAGCCCGCGCCATCACCAACCTGATCGGCAACGGCGTGGCCACTGTGGTAGTGGCCAAGTGGGAAAAAGCACTGGATACCGAGCGCATGCAGCGTGTGCTGAACGGTGAAGTGCTGCCCGAGGTGGAAGCCGTACCGGCCAAGCACTAA
- a CDS encoding LysR family transcriptional regulator, translating into MDRFSEIRAFVTVAEQGSFAAAADRLDLSRAMVTKLVSALETRLGVRLMHRTTRRLSLTEAGETYLAQGGALLAELEDLDALLSQGASKASGRLRVTAPVSFGMRFLGSAIAGFQRQHPQVEVELSLNDRKVDLVEEGFDLAIRVSNLADSSLIARPLAKVRDRLCAAPDYLLRRGVPQHPDELAGHDCLLYTLTSQPTLWEYQAPDGSSGRVKVKGGLRANNGDILTNAAIQGMGIIRQPEFLLQQALADGRLQVILPDYQWVCLDVSAVYPVRRHVPGKVRVFVDHLVEFFAEQKNSPSGDGL; encoded by the coding sequence ATGGACAGGTTTTCTGAAATCCGCGCCTTTGTCACCGTCGCCGAACAAGGCAGCTTTGCCGCTGCGGCAGACCGGCTCGACCTGTCGCGCGCCATGGTGACCAAGCTGGTGTCGGCACTGGAAACACGGCTGGGCGTGCGGCTGATGCATCGCACCACGCGCCGGCTGTCACTGACCGAAGCGGGCGAAACCTATCTGGCACAGGGCGGGGCGCTGCTGGCCGAGCTGGAGGATCTGGATGCACTGCTGTCGCAAGGGGCCAGCAAGGCCAGCGGCCGGTTACGGGTAACCGCACCGGTGTCGTTCGGCATGCGCTTTCTGGGTAGTGCCATTGCCGGTTTCCAGCGCCAGCATCCGCAGGTGGAAGTGGAGCTGTCGCTGAACGACCGCAAGGTCGACCTGGTGGAAGAGGGCTTTGACCTGGCCATTCGTGTGTCCAATCTGGCGGATTCCTCGCTGATTGCGCGGCCGCTGGCCAAAGTGCGCGACCGGCTGTGCGCAGCGCCCGACTATCTATTGCGGCGCGGGGTGCCGCAGCACCCGGACGAGCTGGCCGGGCACGATTGCCTGCTGTACACCCTGACCAGCCAGCCCACGCTGTGGGAGTACCAAGCGCCGGATGGCAGCAGCGGCCGGGTCAAGGTGAAGGGCGGTTTGCGCGCCAATAATGGCGACATCCTCACCAATGCCGCCATTCAGGGCATGGGCATCATCCGTCAGCCGGAATTCCTGTTGCAGCAGGCGCTGGCCGATGGGCGGCTGCAAGTCATCCTGCCGGACTACCAATGGGTGTGTCTGGATGTGTCGGCGGTGTATCCGGTACGCCGGCATGTGCCGGGCAAGGTGCGGGTATTCGTCGATCATCTGGTGGAATTTTTTGCAGAGCAAAAAAATAGCCCGTCAGGTGACGGGCTGTAA